Proteins encoded together in one Urocitellus parryii isolate mUroPar1 chromosome 3, mUroPar1.hap1, whole genome shotgun sequence window:
- the Arpc3 gene encoding actin-related protein 2/3 complex subunit 3, with product MPAYHSSLMDPDTKLIGNMALLPIRSQFKGPAPRETKDTDIVDEAIYYFKANVFFKNYEIKNEADRTLIYITLYISECLKKLQKCNSKSQGEKEMYTLGITNFPIPGEPGFPLNAIYAKPANKQEDEVMRAYLQQLRQETGLRLCEKVFDPQNDKPSKWWTCFVKRQFMNKSLSGPGQ from the exons ATGCCG GCTTACCACTCTTCCCTCATGGACCCCGACACCAAACTCATTGGAAACATGGCCCTGTTGCCTATCAGAAGTCAGTTCAAAGGACCTGCCCCTAGAGAGA CAAAAGATACAGATATTGTGGATGAAGCCATCTATTACTTCAAGGCCAATGTCTTCTTCAAGAACTATGAAATTAAG AATGAAGCTGATAGGACCTTGATATATATCACCCTCTACATTTCTGAGTGTCTAAAGAAACTCCAAAAG tgCAATTCCAAAAGCCAAGGTGAGAAAGAAATGTATACCCTGGGAATCACTAATTTTCCCATTCCTGGAGAGCCTGGTTTTCCACTTAATGCGATTTATGCCAAACCTGCGAACAAACAGGAAGACG aaGTCATGCGAGCCTACCTACAGCAGCTAAGGCAAGAGACTGGACTGAGACTTTGTGAGAAAGTTTTTGACCCTCAGAATGATAAACCCAGCAAG TGGTGGACTTGCTTTGTGAAGAGACAGTTCATGAACAAGAGTCTTTCAGGACCTGGGCAATGA
- the Gpn3 gene encoding GPN-loop GTPase 3 isoform X1, giving the protein MPRYAQLVMGPAGSGKSTYCATMVQHCEALNRSVQVVNLDPAAEHFNYPVMAGQIELYTHLPVMKQLVQQLEQWEFRVCGVFLVDSQFMVESFKFISGILAALSAMISLEIPQVNIMTKMDLLSKKAKKEIEKFLDPDMYSFLKDSTSDFRSKKFKKLTKAICGLIDDYSMVRFLPYDQSDEESMNIVLQHIDFAIQYGEDLEFKEPKEHEDESSSLFDEYFQERQNE; this is encoded by the exons AGCACCTACTGTGCCACCATGGTCCAACACTGTGAAGCCCTCAACCGGTCTGTCCAGGTGGTCAACCTAGATCCAGCAGCAGAACACTTCAACTACCCTGTGATGGCTG GTCAGATTGAGCTGTACACTCACCTGCCTGTGATGAAACAGCTGGTCCAGCAACTGGAGCAGTGGGAATTCCGAGTGTGTGGAGTTTTTCTTGTTGATTCTCAGTTCATGGTGGAGTCATTCAAG TTTATTTCTGGCATCTTAGCAGCCCTGAGTGCTATGATATCTCTAGAAATTCCACAAGTTAACATCATGACGAAAATGGATCTGCTGAGTAAGAAAGCtaaaaaggaaattgagaa GTTTCTAGACCCAGACATGTACTCCTTCTTAAAAGATTCGACAAGTGATTTTAGaagcaaaaaattcaaaaagttgaCGAAAGCAATTTGTGGACTG ATTGATGACTACAGCATGGTTCGATTTCTACCTTACGATCAGTCAGATGAAGAAAGCATGAACATTGTATTACAGCATATTGATTTTGCCATTCAGTATGGAGAAGACTTAGAATTTAAAGAACCCAAg GAACATGAAGATGAGTCTTCCTCtttgtttgatgaatattttCAAGAACGCCAGAATGAATGA
- the Gpn3 gene encoding GPN-loop GTPase 3 isoform X2, translating to MPRYAQLVMGPAGSGKSTYCATMVQHCEALNRSVQVVNLDPAAEHFNYPVMADIRELIEVDDVMEDDSLRFGPNGGLVFCMEYFANNFDWLENCLGHVEDDYILFDCPGQIELYTHLPVMKQLVQQLEQWEFRVCGVFLVDSQFMVESFKFISGILAALSAMISLEIPQVNIMTKMDLLSKKAKKEIEKFLDPDMYSFLKDSTSDFRSKKFKKLTKAICGLIDDYSMVRFLPYDQSDEESMNIVLQHIDFAIQYGEDLEFKEPKEHEDESSSLFDEYFQERQNE from the exons AGCACCTACTGTGCCACCATGGTCCAACACTGTGAAGCCCTCAACCGGTCTGTCCAGGTGGTCAACCTAGATCCAGCAGCAGAACACTTCAACTACCCTGTGATGGCTG ACATCCGGGAACTGATCGAGGTGGATGATGTGATGGAGGATGATTCTCTAAGGTTTGGTCCCAATGGAGGATTGGTATTTTGCATGGAGTACTTTGCCAATAATTTTGACTGGCTAGAGAACTGTCTGGGCCATGTAGAGGACGACTACATTCTTTTTGATTGCCCAG GTCAGATTGAGCTGTACACTCACCTGCCTGTGATGAAACAGCTGGTCCAGCAACTGGAGCAGTGGGAATTCCGAGTGTGTGGAGTTTTTCTTGTTGATTCTCAGTTCATGGTGGAGTCATTCAAG TTTATTTCTGGCATCTTAGCAGCCCTGAGTGCTATGATATCTCTAGAAATTCCACAAGTTAACATCATGACGAAAATGGATCTGCTGAGTAAGAAAGCtaaaaaggaaattgagaa GTTTCTAGACCCAGACATGTACTCCTTCTTAAAAGATTCGACAAGTGATTTTAGaagcaaaaaattcaaaaagttgaCGAAAGCAATTTGTGGACTG ATTGATGACTACAGCATGGTTCGATTTCTACCTTACGATCAGTCAGATGAAGAAAGCATGAACATTGTATTACAGCATATTGATTTTGCCATTCAGTATGGAGAAGACTTAGAATTTAAAGAACCCAAg GAACATGAAGATGAGTCTTCCTCtttgtttgatgaatattttCAAGAACGCCAGAATGAATGA